GGAGCTGCCATTCCACATCACTCTGACCTCCTCCTAGTGGTCCAACTAGACCAACTGATTCTTTTACAATCAATGTCCTCAGCGAGGTTAGCATCAGAAGGTGCTTCAACTCCAGAGGTGGGCACTTGTCCAGTGTCAGCTTCTCAATACCTGTTTCTTTACTGGAAAGTAACACTTGGTCTAAGCTAAGCAGATCACTCTCTCCGGTAATTTTCAATTCTGCTCCACCGGATGATCCTGAGTATGTAAACCTCTTTAATAGTTTCACATTTGCTAACTCGACATTACGCAGACTTTCAGTCCAGGAGATGGGAGACAAGAATTCTGGACAGTCCTGTATCTTGAGCTCCTGTAGTTTAGGATAAAGAATATAGTTTGAAATTGGAAACTCTAAGAATTTCGGGCACTCTTTAATAATCAGCACTTGCAAGAGAGGGAACATATGAGCATCCATTGGCAACCGCTCTCCATCCAGGGAAGAATCTTGTTCAGCTGGGAAAATCCATTTTTCAAAACTTCCTAGGCCAATGAGTTCAAACTTTATTAGCATGCAAAAGCTTTTCTCTATAGTAAACTCCTTCGGCCTGGCAATATGCTCAAACCTTAATTCACGAAGATCCCACGCCTTCCCTAAAGAAGGAAAAACTTCCCAAGAAACACCATACAGATAAAGAGCTTGTAGACCTTCAGCAGCGAACTCATCACCCAGCCATGTTGGACAAGAAGGACCTCCGTGCCCTCTAATGCACAACACCTGAAGATCTCCATGTGGATGAAGGCTCTCAAGAACCGCTGCTTCCACACCAGGATCAACACTAGATCGCTTACTATCCCAGTCCAATGTTAACCTCCTCAAGTAATTTTTCTCCATCAGTTTTGCTTGAGCTGCTTCTTCTGTTGTATCTAT
This portion of the Triticum aestivum cultivar Chinese Spring unplaced genomic scaffold, IWGSC CS RefSeq v2.1 scaffold314610, whole genome shotgun sequence genome encodes:
- the LOC123178729 gene encoding disease resistance protein RGA2-like: DDMSNLAKLCHSYVPNDDKLHSDIYNVGKLKLLEELKVFEVNKKCEGFEPKQLEHLTKLRELGIYNLEKIDTTEEAAQAKLMEKNYLRRLTLDWDSKRSSVDPGVEAAVLESLHPHGDLQVLCIRGHGGPSCPTWLGDEFAAEGLQALYLYGVSWEVFPSLGKAWDLRELRFEHIARPKEFTIEKSFCMLIKFELIGLGSFEKWIFPAEQDSSLDGERLPMDAHMFPLLQVLIIKECPKFLEFPISNYILYPKLQELKIQDCPEFLSPISWTESLRNVELANVKLLKRFTYSGSSGGAELKITGESDLLSLDQVLLSSKETGIEKLTLDKCPPLELKHLLMLTSLRTLIVKESVGLVGPLGGGQSDVEWQ